A window of Haloarchaeobius litoreus contains these coding sequences:
- a CDS encoding GNAT family N-acetyltransferase has product MPGAAFLANDRVTLRTVERDDCAFLTEHKNDERIRRPLAWPYPANETQMEEFFENVLSDDDGVSLLICIDDDDPVGLVSVSVEDERTRWGDLGVWVVPEQWGEGYATAAAELVVDYAFAERNLHRLLARVLATNEASRRIWEKLGFTHEGTLREEEFDDGEYVDMHYYGLLEDEWLDGDGV; this is encoded by the coding sequence ATGCCAGGTGCTGCCTTCCTCGCGAACGACCGCGTCACCCTCCGAACCGTCGAGCGCGACGACTGTGCGTTCCTCACCGAGCACAAGAACGACGAGCGAATCCGCCGCCCGCTCGCCTGGCCGTACCCGGCCAACGAGACGCAGATGGAGGAGTTCTTCGAGAACGTCCTCTCGGACGACGACGGCGTCAGCCTCCTCATCTGCATCGACGACGACGACCCGGTCGGCCTGGTCTCCGTCTCCGTCGAGGACGAGCGCACCCGCTGGGGCGACCTCGGCGTCTGGGTCGTTCCCGAGCAGTGGGGCGAGGGCTACGCGACCGCCGCCGCCGAACTCGTCGTCGACTACGCCTTCGCGGAGCGCAATCTGCACCGCCTCCTGGCCCGCGTGCTGGCGACGAACGAGGCTTCCAGACGGATCTGGGAGAAACTCGGCTTCACCCACGAGGGCACCCTCCGCGAGGAGGAGTTCGACGACGGCGAGTACGTCGACATGCACTACTACGGCCTGCTGGAGGACGAGTGGCTCGACGGCGACGGCGTCTGA
- a CDS encoding GNAT family N-acetyltransferase — translation MPGAAFLSGERVTLRTVEEEDLDLLNRNVNDPRVRRPLTSADPANSEQTREFFEEVVSGDDSVNLLICVDDGDEPEPVGDIVLFKIQDRRRWAEIAISIAPEHWGNGYATEASELLVDYAFSERNLHRLQTRVIEPNDASARIWEKLGFTLEGTLRENQYYEGEYVGTRYYGLLEDEWRQ, via the coding sequence ATGCCAGGAGCCGCCTTCCTCTCCGGCGAGCGCGTCACCCTCCGGACGGTCGAGGAGGAGGACCTCGACCTCCTCAACCGGAACGTCAACGACCCGCGCGTCCGCCGGCCGCTGACCAGTGCAGACCCCGCCAACAGCGAGCAGACCCGCGAGTTCTTCGAGGAGGTCGTCTCCGGCGACGACTCGGTGAACCTCCTCATCTGCGTCGACGACGGGGACGAACCCGAACCGGTCGGCGACATCGTCCTGTTCAAGATCCAGGACCGCAGGCGCTGGGCCGAGATCGCGATCAGCATCGCGCCCGAGCACTGGGGCAACGGCTACGCCACCGAGGCGAGCGAGCTGCTCGTCGACTACGCGTTCTCCGAGCGCAACCTCCACCGCCTCCAGACCCGCGTCATCGAACCCAACGACGCCTCCGCGCGCATCTGGGAGAAGCTCGGCTTCACCCTCGAGGGCACCCTCCGCGAGAACCAGTACTACGAGGGCGAGTACGTCGGCACCCGGTACTACGGGCTGCTCGAAGACGAGTGGAGGCAGTAG
- a CDS encoding GNAT family N-acetyltransferase, which translates to MPGPIFEAGERITLRTAEDEDAEFLATHSNDPRIRDPMTLVGPTNLDEQREHIGDDGDGAQFLVCVEGDDAGYDERFVTDDGVEPIGFVMFFHVNERAGNGEVAYWLSPAVHGEGYSTEAVSLVLDYAFESRRLHRMEARALSTNEASRGLLESLGFREEGVSRDAKFVRGEHVDVHDYGLLEEEWLDGDD; encoded by the coding sequence ATGCCCGGTCCCATCTTCGAAGCCGGCGAACGAATCACCCTCCGAACCGCCGAGGACGAGGACGCCGAGTTCCTCGCCACCCACTCGAACGACCCACGCATCCGCGACCCGATGACGCTCGTCGGTCCCACGAACCTCGACGAGCAGCGCGAACACATCGGCGACGACGGCGACGGCGCGCAGTTCCTCGTCTGCGTCGAGGGCGACGACGCCGGCTACGACGAGCGGTTCGTCACCGATGACGGCGTCGAGCCCATCGGCTTCGTCATGTTCTTCCACGTGAACGAGCGCGCCGGCAACGGCGAGGTCGCGTACTGGCTCTCCCCGGCGGTCCACGGCGAGGGCTACTCGACGGAGGCCGTCTCGCTCGTCCTCGACTACGCGTTCGAGAGCCGCCGCCTCCATCGCATGGAGGCCCGGGCGCTCTCGACGAACGAGGCCTCGCGGGGACTGCTCGAGTCGCTCGGCTTCCGCGAGGAGGGCGTCTCCCGCGACGCGAAGTTCGTCCGCGGCGAGCACGTCGACGTCCACGACTACGGCCTGCTCGAAGAGGAGTGGCTCGACGGCGACGACTGA